DNA sequence from the Prinia subflava isolate CZ2003 ecotype Zambia chromosome 20, Cam_Psub_1.2, whole genome shotgun sequence genome:
CGCTCCGCGCGCCGTCCCGCCGCCACGGCacgcgctgctgctgctgtccgCGCGGCGCCTCGCGGAGCTGCTCCGGGCGCGGCAGGTACCACCCGCGCCccggggaggggcaggggggcagcGGGCCTCGGGCCTCCCAGTGCCCGTGCCTGACGGCGGGTCCCGCTGTGCCCCGTGGGCAGGTGACGTGCATCGAGGTAGTGGAGGCGTACGTGGAGAGGATCAAAGAGGTGAATCCCCTCATCAATGCCGTGGTTAAGGACAGGtgagctgggggcagagggCACCCTCGAGGAGAAAGTGGCTTCCCCACCTGCGTCCCTTCGGGCCCCAGGCCCGGCCGCTGCTCCACACCAGGGGTGCGGGGATCTCCGCGCCGCCACCGCAGCAGCACCGTGCTGAGTCCCTGGCGGCGGCTTGGCCGGGATGCCGCTCCCAGCTCTGGCAAAGACCAGGCACTCTCACTTCCCCTCACAAGCTCCTGCCGCACTTggggcctgcccaccctgcgGGGACCCCATTCCTCTCTGATTCAGCGCCAGAATATCGCCGGGTGCTTTGTTGCAGGTTTGAGGAGGCCTTGCAGGAAGCCCGGCAGGTCGATAAGCTGCTCTCAGAGGGTCCTAGTGATGACTGCTTGGAGGAGAAGTTCCCCTTGTTGGGGGTTCCCGTCACCGTTAAGGAGGCCTTTTCTCTCTATGGTGGGTTTATCTTTGTGCCTCTCCAGGTCCTAATGTGCTCCCCAGAGTGGTGGGTGGCTGTGGCAGGTAGTTGGAGAGAAGTAGTCTCCCTTTCCCTAATTTGCACCAAGCTCTGCCCGGACTTCTGCATTTGTATTCATTTGTAGCACGCAGGTGCTGCAGAGCTTGTGGTGCCTCAGAGGAGCAGCCCTCACTGGGAAcctgcttcctgcagccccGAGTTGTCTCAGGGCAACGTCCCTGATGCCTCCCTCCTGTTGACCTTGGCACCACAGGGATGCCCAACACCTCTGGCTTGGTCAACCGCTGCAACGTGATCGCCACCTCAGATGCCACAGTGGTGTCGCGGCTGAAGCAGGCAGGTGCCATCCCGCTGGGTGTCACCAACTGCAGCGAGCTCTGCATGTGGTACGAGTCCAGCAACAGGGTCTACGGGCGGACCAACAACCCCTACGACCTGCAGAGGATTGTGGGCGGCAGCTCAGGTGAACCCTGGCATTTCAGCACAGTCCTGCACGAGTGGCAGGTTTAAAATGCAGCAAGGGAGCAGTTCCAAGTCCTCACGCAGCTATTAACATGTCCCTGGGCTCTTGCAGAGCTTATAGGCCTCTTTCCTGGGTACTGCTGTGGGCTATTGGGAGGTCCAGCTACTTTTCCTCTTCTGGGTGTTTTGTCAGGCATTGCTTCAGTTTGCTCTGTTGTACTTTGACAGGAAAATCCCTTTGGCCCACATTCCCCAGCTGTCCTCCAGCCATCACTAAAGCCAAGGTGCCCGCTACCCCTCTTGCTTTTTAGGCCCCCATCCTCACTGTGAGATGCTTCTGCTTTGCTGCATGATTTGCACCATAAATCTGTGGGGTTTTGCCATGTTTTTTCCCGTGCAGGTGGGGAGGGCAGtgtcctggcagctgcctgctcagTCATAGGTGTGGGCTCTGACATCGGTGGAAGCATCCGGATGCCCGCCTTCTTCAATGGAGTCTTTGGCCATAAACCCACAACAGGTAAGGTGGGTGCTGGggtctcctcctcttccctgctaGCAGAAATGCCATGATGTGGAATGGGGGCTGTGGGATCAACCCTTTAGGACACCCCTGTTCTGGTCACTGGTGGGATTGCTGTAAGGAGTCAGGTAACCCCTTGCGTGGGAGAAGCCTGTcaagggagcacagctggggtTGACATTTGGGAAGCTTTTGGTGGCAGAATGCCAGGCATGTGGGAGACAGGCGGGGGTTACCCAAGTATTGCATCCTCAGCATAGGATATTTTCACAAGGTTGGGATCTGCTGGGATGTTTCTCTGGCTTCCAGTGTCCCAGTATGACTGGgtgcttttcctcccttccccaccccatGTACCTTGCCATCAGCACTTGTGGGATGTGCAATCTCCTTGCATCCAAAGACCTCCAGCAGGGCTGACCCCATCTGGAGGTGATACTCGGGGTAGTATGTGACATCTCTGCTCTCAGGGGTGGTGCCCAACGATGGCCAGTTCCCAAATGCTCACGGGGTGCGGACCAGCTACCTGTGCACGGGGCCCATGTGCCGCTACGCAGAGGACCTGGAGCCTGTGTTGAGAGTCATGGCCGGTCCCGGGGTCAGCAAGTGAGTtgttcccactgctcccagctgccGAGCTGGAGTTGGCAGCTCTCTGGTCCTCACAATGTATTAGGTCTTTGTACGAGACAGGTCTGCACCCCTGTTGCTgatttccttcctctgctgctaGCTTCAGCAGGATCTTGGCTGCTGGGACTGCCCTTCTCACCACCCACATGCTCCTAGGAACTGGCAGCCATGGGCAGACTGATAGATCTCCCTTCACCAgtgagctgcttcccagctctgtcccacacacccctcccttcccagggaTAGCCTTGCTCCTGAGTATTagagggctttttttcctgttgttgaATGAGGAGTTTTCCATCCCACACTACGGCCAGTTCAGTTCCTTCAGTTCCTGCTCCATGCAACCAAGTGCAACCATGCTGTGTGCCCGTGAGGAGCGGAGCAGAGATTGGGCACATGGGGCAGCCCTCCTTTTTgccacagcctgcacacagTTGCTCTCCATCACCACTTCGTTTTTACCCTGGTTCTTGTGCAATCACAGCCTTGCCTGCAGCCAGTGTTTGTTATCACAAGGTGCTTGTGGAGAGATGAGAACTTTCCCAACAAAAACTTGCTGGGACTGAGGGGGCAGGTGAGCAGCTGAACATGTTGTGGGCAGTGTGTCCGTGTGTCTTCAGGGTCTCACCTTGCCACTCTGGGGAACAGAGCAGGGTCTCCTGAGGATACATAACAAGTGTATGAGAACCTCTAGTAGCTACAGAGGAGCTGATGGATTTGTGACAAAGCATTCCTTTCCCAGGCTGAAACTGAATGAGAAAGTGTCACTGGAGAAAATCAAATTCCACTGCATGGATCACGACGGCGGGTCCATTTTTGTATCACCTGTGGACAAGGAGATCTTGCAGGCCCAAAAAAAGGTAGGAAGCAGTAGAGGATGGTACTCACTGGGGTGAGCCTGAAGATAAAAGCTGCGTAGACAGTCAAaggagccctggggaggggaaagAACTACTTTATGTGTGgctcctgcaggggctggcGGGATGAAGGGCTAGGGAGGCAGCCTTGCATCCCAGTCCTGTGCTTTTAGGGATTAAAAAGTGGAAagaactttttcttcttcagggcTAAACAGGACACAAGGGGAAGATCTTGTGAGTAGGTTCCCTTATGCTCTTCTCTGTAGTTTCCATGGGCTGATGGCAGTGCATCACATTTTTGTGGAAACAAACCGGTCCTTGCTCTTCCTTTCAGGTGGTGGAGTACCTTGAAAGTGACCTTGGGGTCCAGGTTCAGCGTGTGGCAATCCACAAGATGAAGTATTCTTTCCAGATCTGGTCAGCCATGATGTCATCCAAGGACAGTGAGGGGCAGGTGTGTCGGAGTGAGTTGGCAAAGGCACAACTTTGGAGGCATCAGCTGTTCGGGGCCAGCTGAGGAGAGGCTTCCCAAACCTACCTGGGGGCTTTCCCTGGTCCATTTGCTCCCTCAATCCTCCATTCTTCTCTTCCTAAAGTTGCATAGCCCCTTCtccttgctgtgctgtgggttGAGGCCATGGCTCTCAGCAGAGGAGCAACGTGGTAATAGGGAGGGGGAGGTTGTTTTGCCACCTTGACCTTTTCCATGCAAGTTGGTAAATCAGCCAACCAGGGGGCATCCTACCTTGCTCTTTGCCCCATGCTGTGTCTTCTGACTTGTAGGCTGGGATTAACGCCTTTTGGGATGCCAGGACAGGCAGAGGACTAGCAGCTTTCTAGCAGAAGGCCTGCTTGTGTTATTTTTCCCTggaactgcagctgctgtgctatGCTCTGTGCATGCAGGAAGgtattttgtaataaaataaacctCTAGGAGTGTCATAACTTGTGCAttcctggcacagaggcagtAATGAAACAATCCAGCCCCACCACACTAAGGCAGGCTTGTTGGGCTCATCTGCCTCCTTCTTCCAGGTCTCATGTTCATATCACAGGAGGAAATGCCTCTTGGACTTTATCCCTTGCATCATGTCAGTTGGGTGCTGCTTTGGGGGACTGTCCCTTCTTGCTGTCTCGGGCAGGGAAagacacccctgctgctgtcctgggtCAGAGTTGTGGAGCAGTCCTGATGGGCACCTCCTCTGTGAAAGCAGGAACGCCTCACATTGAGACGATGGGACAACTGGAATTTCACTGTCCCTTGCCAGCCTGTGCCTCCATGCTGCATGTTGGCTGTGCTGATGGGGCGTGTGGGTGTGTTACAGGAGGCACAACGATTCACGGACCTGCTGGGAGATCATGGGAAGCCAGTGTGGCCGCTGTGGGAGCTGATGAAATGGCTCGTGGGGATGTCTTCTCACACTCTCCCAGCTATTGGTAATGCTGGCAGGGGCGCCGGGAAGTGCAGAGGCAGTGGTGGGGTGGGCAAGTTGTTCAATGCAGGTACTACTCTTCCAATGCCCAGTGAAGGAACTCAGGGTTTGCCCTGAGAAGCTTCAGCCTAATTTTGTAATGACACTTCAAGTCTTTGAGTCGCATGCAAGCTTAAGAGAGTGGATCTTTGATAAATGGGAGTGGGTATCTCAGGGGAAGAATTgaggaggatggagctgggggCAGGGTTCACTCCTGCTGTgagccctgccagagctgctaGGGGCTCACAGGGAACAGTCAGGGTCTGCACTGACCTTGTGTCATAGCAGCAGGTACTAGAGAACCCTAATTAGTGCAGTCATACTGCTGTCTAATAAGTGCTGGGGTCATTCTGCCAGCTTTGCTCACTCCCAGTGACTGGAAAAGCTGGAAGGAAGGGGCAGGCTGAATGCTTTtcccttggcagagctggggggatGCTGCCCACAAAGCTGTGCTAGGGGCAGTCTGCTGTGGCTACTGGTAGGAAGGGATACTTGGCACCCCAGAAGCAGGGGATGTTGTATGTGGCTGGGCAATGTGTTTCTGCCCCACACAGCCCACAGTCCTCTCAGTTGCTGTTGTCCCTATTTCTACCttttgctgcagccctgggactgACAGAGAAGCTGGTGAACCTTAACCTCAGTGGGAAGGCCAAGCTGGTGAGCATGGGGAAGAGCCtacaggaggagatggaggcactgctggggccgGATGGGGTGCTCCTCTACCCCTCACACCCCACTATCGCCCCCAAGCACAACTCCCCCATCTGCATGCCCTTCAATTTTGCCTACACAGGTGAGGAGCCCTGACTTCTGTGGGGTTGCAGGTAGGGCTCCCTGTGACAGCAGTgtgggctggcagctggggtGTTGTACTCAGAATGTTTGCATTGCTAACAGTGGGCTGTGCACCTAAGAGAGGCGTCTTGCTGATCCAGAGAGTGGGGCAAAGGTTGTTGTGCTTCATACTGTGTGGCATCTTGTACCTTCTGCTGAAGCAGACCTGTCCACAGCAGGGCAGGTCTGACTTTGTGTGTGATATTGAGGGCCTCCATGCTCCAGAGGGgttacagctgctgctgtaacAGTTTAGCAGGAACCTGAGACCCATCATTTCTTGGGGTAGAGCCTGGGGCTCCTTTTGTGGTTACCATGGGGTCTGAACACTTCGGTGCCAGTGTCAGTGCTGTCTGGCTTTGGAGGGCTGGTGCCTGGGGCAGGAATGTCCCAAATTTGGCATGCCACAGTATGTGCCATCCCTCATGGGTGCTGTTTATACACATGATGTGGGCACTGGGAATCTCTAGCCAGTGATGTCCCTTGTCACCGTGTCTCTGGACTGCTGCATGAAGCACCAGCTCCCAGTATCCTGGTGCTGTgtgtggcagagctgcctgcccagggTGGGAGAGCCATGCAGTGATGTATTCCAGTTGTTGTGCTCACTCTGATCCATCCACCTTTCTCTCTTGCAGCCATCTTCAATGTGCTGGGCCTGCCGGTGACACAGTGCccgctggggctgggcagcgaGGGTCTGCCACTGGgcatccagctggtggcagCTGCCTACAATGACCACTTGACGCTGGCAGTGGCCCGA
Encoded proteins:
- the FAAH2 gene encoding fatty-acid amide hydrolase 2 isoform X1; translation: MRDRRWARPPFGPPPRTALRSRGGSGRGGPRAGRGGTSTGTGPRRDEHRHRAAAGRAPAQGRGGTSTGTGPRRGGRHGNEGGATRRRHFRARRGAARSAAMALSRAERCLALLLRLLSRACLALLALLPPPPRAGPARAAPRAVPPPRHALLLLSARRLAELLRARQVTCIEVVEAYVERIKEVNPLINAVVKDRFEEALQEARQVDKLLSEGPSDDCLEEKFPLLGVPVTVKEAFSLYGMPNTSGLVNRCNVIATSDATVVSRLKQAGAIPLGVTNCSELCMWYESSNRVYGRTNNPYDLQRIVGGSSGGEGSVLAAACSVIGVGSDIGGSIRMPAFFNGVFGHKPTTGVVPNDGQFPNAHGVRTSYLCTGPMCRYAEDLEPVLRVMAGPGVSKLKLNEKVSLEKIKFHCMDHDGGSIFVSPVDKEILQAQKKVVEYLESDLGVQVQRVAIHKMKYSFQIWSAMMSSKDSEGQEAQRFTDLLGDHGKPVWPLWELMKWLVGMSSHTLPAIALGLTEKLVNLNLSGKAKLVSMGKSLQEEMEALLGPDGVLLYPSHPTIAPKHNSPICMPFNFAYTAIFNVLGLPVTQCPLGLGSEGLPLGIQLVAAAYNDHLTLAVARYLEKAFGGWVLPGKV
- the FAAH2 gene encoding fatty-acid amide hydrolase 2 isoform X2; amino-acid sequence: MRDRRWARPPFGPPPRTALRSRGGSGRGGPRAGRGGTSTGTGPRRDEHRHRAAAGRAPAQGRGGTSTGTGPRRGGRHGNEGGATRRRHFRARRGAARSAAMALSRAERCLALLLRLLSRACLALLALLPPPPRAGPARAAPRAVPPPRHALLLLSARRLAELLRARQVTCIEVVEAYVERIKEVNPLINAVVKDRFEEALQEARQVDKLLSEGPSDDCLEEKFPLLGVPVTVKEAFSLYGMPNTSGLVNRCNVIATSDATVVSRLKQAGAIPLGVTNCSELCMWYESSNRVYGRTNNPYDLQRIVGGSSGGEGSVLAAACSVIGVGSDIGGSIRMPAFFNGVFGHKPTTGVVPNDGQFPNAHGVRTSYLCTGPMCRYAEDLEPVLRVMAGPGVSKLKLNEKVSLEKIKFHCMDHDGGSIFVSPVDKEILQAQKKVVEYLESDLGVQVQRVAIHKMKYSFQIWSAMMSSKDSEGQVFGKSANQGASYLALCPMLCLLTCRLGLTPFGMPGQEAQRFTDLLGDHGKPVWPLWELMKWLVGMSSHTLPAIALGLTEKLVNLNLSGKAKLVSMGKSLQEEMEALLGPDGVLLYPSHPTIAPKHNSPICMPFNFAYTAIFNVLGLPVTQCPLGLGSEGLPLGIQLVAAAYNDHLTLAVARYLEKAFGGWVLPGKV